GGCCAAAGTAACTACCATTGCCGACTTCGTCTGAGCCGATAACCGACCAGTTAGCAAAATCGGGTGGTAGTGTGTCACCTTTGGCAGACCCCTTAGTAGCCTTACTTTGCTTAGCGGGTGCTAGCGGGCCCCACTTAGCAGCGGCGGCCTCAGCGGTTGGCCCTTGAAAAAGCACTTTGCCGGAGCGATAGCCGGTAACGTTCAAACCGTTGCCACGGTGGGCAAAAACGGCACCAGGTGGTAGGGGACGATTGGACGGATAAGTTTGTTGAATTGTTTTTAATTGTGCCGGGGTCATTTTTATCACAGCTTGCATGCGCCATCCTCCTCAATGAATGGTAAAATAAGATATTAATGGTAAAATTGCTACTTCTCCTTATTTCATGATAAAATAGTTCAGTTGAAGTAGCAAATTTTATTTGCAATGTCTGAAGCTGGTTACCAGAAATAGCTGGTTGGCCGGATAGTGATGAATCATATCAAATTAAAAGCGCGGTTAAGGGGAAATTATGCTAAGTCTAATTATTATCTTAATGTTGTTACATGCGATTTATACTGGGATGCGCCGGGGAATTGTCTTACAGGTCGTTTATGCAATTGGTTATTTCATTGCCTTTTGGATTGCGGTCCCATTAAGCAAGACGCTCGGCCCTAAATTAAATTTGTTAGTACCATATCCATCGGCAACCGAAGAAAGTTACTTTGCTTTTTTCCAACAGAAGGTGGGGTTATCACTCGATAAGGCCTTTTATATCGGTGTGGCCTTTGTACTAATCATGTTCATTAGTGGCTTGATTATCCGCTTTATTGGCTTGTTGTTGAATTCATTAACATTTATGTACGTTTTCAGCCGTTTTAATAAAGTTTTAGGCGGCATCTTAAATTTCATGGTTGTTTATATCGGGATTTTCTTAGTATTGTATGTCTTAGCCTTAGTACCAGTTGATGGGCTACAAACCATGTTGGCCCATTCGTGGCTTGCTAAGATGATGGTGCTTAAAACACCACTATTAACCTCACTTGTGACACAATGGTGGATAGTTGGTTAACATAGCTGTAAGGGGCTGACGAAGGTCGCCCCTTTTTTAGAAGGAGTTAACAGAAATGAATCATAAAATATTAAAAACATTAGAGTACGACAAAATTAAGCAAATGTTGCAAGGCTACGCGATTACAGCGTTTGGCCAAGAACAAATTGCAACTTTAGAACCGATTAATGAAGCCGATTTGATTCAGATTCGCTTAAACCAAACCAAAGACGGTGTTGATATTGAACGGCTAAAAGGTGGCATCCCATTGCCCCAATTGGAAAATATCAGACCACATTTAAAACGGATCGAAATCGGAGCCATGTTAAATGGGAGTGAGCTCGCTCAAATCGGGCGCGTTTTACGCGCAACGTCTGCCGTGGTTCGTTTCTTTGAGGACTTGGAAAAAGACGAACTCGAATTAAAAGCTTTACCTGAATTGGTGGCACAATTTGTCACGCTACCGCAATTAACCGAACGGATTAGAAGCTCGGTGGCTGATGATGGTGCCATTTTAGATACTGCTTCAACCAAGTTACGCGGCTTAAGAACGGGCTTGAAGCAACTAGAAGGCCAGATTAGAAGTCGGATGGCTAGCTACACGCACGGCGCGAAAGCTAAATATTTAAGTGATCCGATCGTGACAATTCGTAATGACCGCTATGTAATTCCTGTTAAACAAGAATACCGTGGTCAATTCGGTGGAGTGGTGCATGATCAAAGTGCCAGTGGTCAAACCCTATTTATGGAACCCCAAGCGATTATGGAATTAAATAACCGTCTGCGCCAATTACAGATTGAAGAACAACAAGAAATCGAACGGATTTTGGCGGAATTATCAGAAGCCATTATGCCAGAACGCCACAATATTTTAGCAAATGCTGAATTATTGGGCCAACTCGATTTCGTGAATGCCAAAGCGCAACTGGCAAAAGCCTTAAAAGCAACGGAACCTTTGATCAATCCGGAGAATCATGTTGATTTAAAACAAGCCCGCCATCCTTTAATTGATGCGGCTAAAGTCGTGGCCAATGATATTGCGATCGGTGCGGATTACCAGGCAATTGTGGTGACAGGTCCGAATACCGGTGGTAAAACCATTACCCTTAAAACACTGGGCTTAGTCCAAGTAATGGCCCAATCAGGCTTATTTATCACGGCGCGTGAAGAAAGCCAAGTTGGTGTCTTCTCAGATATCTTTGCTGATATTGGTGATGAACAATCAATCGAACAGAACTTGAGTACTTTCTCAGCACATATGGAAAATATTATTCAGATTCTCAAACAAATTGATGATCGGAGTTTAGTGCTATTAGATGAATTAGGGGCCGGGACTGATCCGCAAGAAGGGGCTGCTTTAGCGATTGCCATCTTGGATCAAATCGGGATTGTCGGAGCTAACGTGGTGGCGTCAACCCATTATCCTGAATTGAAGATTTATGGCTACAACCGACCACAAACCATCAATGCCAGCATGGAATTTGATGTAGCGACGCTACAGCCAACGTACCGCCTTTTAATCGGGGTCCCTGGTCGCAGTAATGCGTTTGATATTTCCACACGGCTTGGTTTACCAAATTCAATTGTCGCTCAAGCTAAACAGTTAATGAACGATGAAAGCCAAGATTTGAACAATATGATTACCGATCTTGAAAATCAACGGAAGGCAGCCGAAACCGAATACCAAGCACTACGGCATGAATTATCAGAAGCGACTGATCTGCACCAACAACTCTCAACAGCTTATCAACAATTCTTTGAAGACCGCGAAACGGAAATGACGAAGGCCAAAGAAAAAGCAAATGCGATTGTCGAAAAAGCTGAAGTCAAAGCGGATAAAGTCATCACTAAATTGCGTGATATGCAAATGAATCAAGGGGCACAGATTAAGGAAAATCAATTAATCGACGCCAAGGCTGAATTAGGCCAACTACATCAAGAAACGACCTTGAAGAAAAATAAAGTGCTCCAACGGGCTAAACGACGTCAAACGCTTAAAGTTGGCGATGACGTATTAGTCACGTCTTACGGCCAACGAGGGACTTTAATGCGCCAAATTGATCCGAAAAATTGGGAAGTCCAAATGGGCATTATCAAGATGAAGATTGCCAGTGACGATTTGGAAAAACAAAAAGTCGTTGAAGATAACCGACCACAACGCCATGTGACAACCGTTAATAGCGGTGGTGCGCGCCATGTTAAAGCGCAATTGGATTTACGGGGCAAACGCTATGAAGAAGCAATGGCCGAAGTGGATCAATATATTGATGCGGCACTATTAGCTAATTATCAACAAGTCACGATTGTCCACGGTAAAGGAACTGGTGCGATTCGTCAAGGGGTTCAAGAATACCTCCAAGCCAATCGTCAGGTGAAGAAGTACGAATATGCACCAGCTAATGCTGGTGGGAATGGTGCCACCATTGTGACATTTAAGTAAGCTGATTAAAAACTCGAAAATGGGTGGTTGCCAAACCTATTTTTGAGTTTTTTTAATTGTCTTTCAATAGGTCAAGGTGTAGACTAAAAGTAAGCAATTGGTTTTACACAACTAATTATAGGAGGTGCGGTTATGGTAGACGTTTTAACGGATAAAGATTTTGAAGCAGAAACAAGTCAAGGGGTTGTTTTAACAGACTTCTGGGCGACTTGGTGTGGTCCTTGTCGGATGCAATCACCTGTTATTGAAGAATTAGCACAAACAAATGATAAGGTTAAATTTACAAAGATGGACGTGGATGCTAACCCAGAAACGCCAGCAAAATTTGGGATTATGGCAATTCCAACATTGATTGTCAAAAAAGACGGTCAAGTTGTCGAAACAATTACGGGCTTCCACAATAAGGCACAATTAACAGAAACATTAGCTAAATATACTGATTAGAGCACAGAAACGATTGGAAACATGCGTTGAAAAGCGTCTCTAACAACTGCAGGACCAGGGGGAGAATTTCTTTACCGGGTCCTTTTTTAGTCCCCCATAATGTGTGACAAAAATGTTAGTGGTGGTTATTAAATCGGTGTGGTACCTTTAATAAGGTAATATAGTGGACTAATCAGAAAACAAGAGAAAGAAATGGTGAAAATGGGACAAAAAATCCTTAATTTTTGGCAAAAACCAGTTGTCAATTTCATTGGCAGAACGATTATATATTTTATAATTCTCTTAATTTTACTCTACCTGTACGACTACAGTGGTATTGGTAGCCCTAAATTTATTTATAATGAATTTTAGTTTAATGAAGGAGCGTAATGGTGATGACAAATAGCATTATTCAAAAAATTGATACAATTGCGATTGAACAACCGCAAACCGTGGCGTATCAATACGGCCAAATGCAGTATTCATATGCGGACTTAAAAGTTGCATCTGATCGAATCGCTGCGTTTATCCAGGACCAAGCATTGCCTAAAGGCGCCCCAGTGATTGTTTTTGGGGGCCAACAGTTCGAAATGGTGGCCACATTCTTAGGTGCTGTAAAAGCGGGCCATGCCTACATTCCGGTTGAACAACACTCAGATGCAGAACGCATTCAACAAATTGAATCGGTTGCTAAACCAGCGGCGGTTCTATCATGGGCGTCAGCTAGCCAAATTGAGGTTGACATGCCGGTCTTCCAAGCTGATACATTAGCGGACGTTGTGGCAAGTGGGGCAACAGATTATGATGCCCAACAAAGCGTCCAAGGGGATGATAACTTCTATATCATTTTCACTTCTGGGACAACCGGCTTACCAAAAGGAGTTCAAATTAGTGAAAACAACCTTTTGAGCTTTGTCGACTGGGCGAACCCAGCCTTTGGAGTTGCCGATAATAGTCGGGTCTTAATTCAAGCCCCATATTCATTTGACTTATCAGTCATGGACCTTTATCCAGGGCTTTGCTCAGGCGCAACATTGGTGATTTTAGAAAAAGAAATTACGGATAACTTCAAAACCTTATTTGAAGTATTACCAACCTTGAAGATTAATGAATGGGTTTCAACCCCATCATTTGTTGAAATCTGTTTACTTGCACCAACGTTTGATAGCGAACATTATCCAGAACTGCGTGAATTCGTCTTCTGTGGTGAAGAATTAACGCATCAAACGGCTGAAAAATTAATTGCACGGTTCCCAGCAGCTAAGGTCTTCAACACTTATGGCCCAACCGAAGCAACGGTTGCGATGACTAGTATCGAAATTACTGCTGATGTTCTCGCACAGTATGACCGTTTACCAATTGGGTATACGAAGCCAGATACGCAGACGGTTGTCGTTGATGAACAAAACAACGAAGTCGCACCGGGCCAACCTGGTGAATTATTGATTAGTGGGCCGAGCGTTTCGAAAGGTTACTTAAATAATCCTGAAAAAACGAACGCCGCCTTTTTCGAAAAAGACGGCCAACGTTTCTATCATTCAGGCGACTTAGTGGTTGCCGATGACAATCAATTGATTTTCTATAAAGGGCGGACGGATTTCCAAGTTAAGATGCATGGTTATCGGATCGAACTAGAAGAAATTGATCATCACTTAGGTCAATTAAAACAAGTTAAACAAGCCTGCACAGTACCGCGTTACAACAAGGCCCACCAAGTAACGCAATTAATTGCTTACGTCGTGCCCGCTGAAGACCAAGTGGGGGATGCGACATTAACAAAAACGTTAAAAGCAGCCCTGGCTGAAAATACAATGGCCTACATGATTCCCCAACGTTTCGTCTATCCAGAAAGTTTACCATTATCCGTCAATGGTAAGGTTGACCGCAAAGCGTTGATTAAAGAGGTAAATGGGAATGCCTAATTTACAACCATACGCCAATCCTAATTACTTCATTATTTTAGGAATTGCGCTAGTGCCGCTAATCATTGGTTTTTTAAATGGTAAACGGTGGCATATCTATGAAACACTTGTTTCACTGCTCTTTTTAGTCTTAATCTTTGACGGTGATAAGATTAATCAAGGGTTAGCTTTAATCGGTTACGTGCTATTCGAGGGGGCCTTGATTTGGGGCTACACCGTATATCGTCAAAAACGTAATAGTACAGCGTTATTCGACCTAGCGGTTGTCCTGGCGATTATGCCGCTAGTGATTGTTAAATTCGTCCCATTTTTAAATCCAGGTCGGAATTCGATTATTGGTTTTTTAGGGATTAGTTATTTAACCTTCAAAGCTGTCGGCATGATTATGGAAACCCGTGATGGGAGTATTAAGAAGTTTGAACCATGGTTGTTCTTACAATTCATGTTATTCTTCCCAACCATCTCATCTGGTCCGATTGATCGTTACCGGCGCTTCAAGAAGGATTATCTAAAAGTGCCTGAACGTGATCACTATATTGATATGCTGGGAAAAGCCATGCACAACTTCATGCTAGGGTTTGTGTATAAGTTTATTCTGGGATACGCGTTTGGAACCTTGTTACTGCCTAAAATGGCGCACTTAGCTATGGCCAGTCGTGGTGGTTTCTTGGATATTTCATGGGGCCTTGTGGGTTACATGTATGTCTATAGTATGTATCTATTCTTTGATTTTGCGGGTTACAGTTTATTCGCAGTGGGGACGAGTTATGTGATGGGGATTGAAACACCAATCAACTTTAACAAACCATTTTCATCACCGAATATCAAAGAATTCTGGAATAGATGGCATATGACACTATCATTTTGGTTTAGAGATTACATTTATATGCGACTCGTTTTCTTCTTGATGAAGCATAAAATTACTAAGAATAAAGTCTTGATTGCCAACCTTGGTTATTTAACGTTATTCTTACTGATGGGCTTTTGGCACGGGTTAACCTGGTATTACATTGTGTATGGTTTATTCCATGCCATTTGGATTATCCTAACAGATGTCTGGTTACGCTTTAAGAAGAAACATAAAGATCACATTATCAGCAACCGGTGGACTAATTATCTAGCCATCTTTGCAACTTTTAACACAGTATGTTTAAGTTTTTTAATTTTCTCAGGCTTCTTGGACCGACTCTGGTTCCATTAAGACCAAACAATTGAAGGAGCGTTTTAATCATGGATGTAGAAAACACAGTAGTAGAAATTTTGGCAGATTTAACAGGTAACGACGATATCAAAGATAATATGGATTTAGATTTATTTGAAACAGGCACATTAGATTCGATGGCTACGGTTCAATTATTACTTGAATTACAAGGTCAATTAGATATCGACGTACCAGTTTCAGAATTTGATCGTAACGAATGGGCAACACCAAACAAAATCATCGCTAAAGCAAAGGAATTGCAATAAGATGTTTAAGAAATTGTGGCTGATTTTTGGGCCAGTGTTAATTGCCGGTGCGTGCTTAGGCGCGTTATTATTATCGCCATTTCGCTTTAGTCATCCAAGCGCCAAGACTTTATCGACAGCAGCGACATCAATGTCAGCCAATGTCATTAAAGGCGAGGCTATCAAGGATGCTGCGTTTAATGCGGATTATATTCCTGTTATCGGTTCTTCCGAGTTGTCACGAATGGATGCGTTACATCCTTCCGTCATGGCTGAAAAGTATAATTGGCAAAATAAACCATTTTTAATTGGCGCACCTGGCACACAGTCATTAACACATTTCTTATCCCTTCAAGCGACAGGGCAACACCTTACGGGTAAGAAAGCGGTCGTGATCATTTCGCCACAATGGTTTGTACCACAAGGCGTTAAATCAGAAATGTTTGATTTCTTCTATTCGCCACTGCAAACGTCATACTTCTTAATCCACGCTAAGGATTCAGCAGCAACACGCTATGCAGCCAAACGAATTCTCGATTTAACGAGCGATACAACCAGTGGGGTAATGCGGGATGCATTAAAGAACAAGGCTTTGGGCTTACCGCTAACAACGGTGCAAAAAGTGTATATCAATAACATTAAACGCCCAGGCCTACAACAACAGGATCAACTCTTCAGTCAATTATTTATTCACGGTCGTGAAAAGGAATTGGCCAAAGGGTTGAAGGTCTTACCAGATCAACAAGATTTACAAACCCTTGATCAGGTGGCGACAACGCTTGGTCGCAAAGCAACTGCGGGTAACCCGTTTGGGATTCAAAAGAAATTTTATGAACAACGGATTTTACCAAACCAAGCAAAATTAAAGGGTGAACAAAGTCATTTTAACTATGAAAGTTCACCAGAATTTTCGGACTTCCAGTTGATGCTCGATTTCTTTGCACAGCACAAGATGGCAGTGCAATTTATCATTCCACCGGTTAATGCGCGGTGGGCAGCTTATACTGGTTTATCACAAGATATGTTAAATAACTTCTCGACAAAGATTTCTTACCAATTGAAATCACAAGGGTTTAATAATATTGTCGATATGACCAAAGATGGTAACGAAGATTACTTCATGCAAGATACGATTCATCTAGGCTGGCGTGGTTGGTTGAAGGTTGACCAACATGTTCAACCATTCATGGCAACTAAGCAGGCTGGTAAAGTATCTTATAAATTATCAGATGACTATCTAGATCGCTCATGGCAAGATGTTGCTGGTGATCAAGTGAAAAATTTTGAAGAATAAACTAAAAAAGCGTGCTGACGACTGTCAGCACGCTTTTTTAGTTGCACTTCTTATTTAATGATCTTCAATACCGATTGAATCATTTCTTCGTACGCGATGGGACCTTTGTACATCCAACTTGATGATTTGTCATAACTATAGAGTTGTTTATTCTTAACAGCTTTGACGTTTTGCCAGATGGGTTCTTTGAACATAGCGGCCCCGCGGTCGCTGTTAACTAGGAAGATATAGTCGGCATCTAATTCAGTTAGTTTTTCGAGCGAAACTGGCATCCAGTCAGCGGTTGCGTTTTTAGAAATTGTTTTTACCAAATCAGGTTCTTTTAAACCGAGGTCTTGATAAAGAAGCGCGCCACTTGCGGCGTGATCATTGACCATGAAAGCTGAGTTATTCGTGACCCATAAAACCGCGGCTGATTGATTAGGCGCTTTTGTTTGGATTGTTTTTTTAGCGCTGGCTAATTTTTGGTCATAGTCTTTTAAAACGGCTTGCCCCTTATCTTCTTTGTTGACCGCTTTAGCCACGTCTTTTAATTGGGTGCGCCAGTTGACTTTAGCGCCATTTTTAACAACGTAAGTCGGTGCCAGTTTGTTGTATTGGGCATACTTACCACCTTGAACAGCACTGTTGTCACCCACTAGAATCAGATCAGGTTTGGCTTTGGCAACCGCTTCAAACGGTAAATCGTAGTTGATAGTGGGGACATCTTTTAAGTATTTTGCAAGATAGTCTTGGCGACTGGTCCCGTTTTTGACGGACCATTGGACCACCGGTTTGATATCGAGCGAAACAAGATAATCTTCTAGATATGAACCAATCACACGCTTAGGGTGTGTGGGAACGCTTACCTTATGTTGCATACTATCGGTTAATGACCGGGTTTGTTTCTTAGGGGCTGCTTTAGCTTGGCAACCAGCTAAGACGACTAATGATGCTAATCCTAAAATGGCGATAATACGACTTGACTTTTTCATGAGTTTCCTCCAAAAATATAATTGAGAACTATTCTCATTATCGAATGATTATAGTCCAACTGTCAAGTTGTTTCGGAATTT
This DNA window, taken from Latilactobacillus sakei, encodes the following:
- the dltA gene encoding D-alanine--poly(phosphoribitol) ligase subunit 1, with product MVMTNSIIQKIDTIAIEQPQTVAYQYGQMQYSYADLKVASDRIAAFIQDQALPKGAPVIVFGGQQFEMVATFLGAVKAGHAYIPVEQHSDAERIQQIESVAKPAAVLSWASASQIEVDMPVFQADTLADVVASGATDYDAQQSVQGDDNFYIIFTSGTTGLPKGVQISENNLLSFVDWANPAFGVADNSRVLIQAPYSFDLSVMDLYPGLCSGATLVILEKEITDNFKTLFEVLPTLKINEWVSTPSFVEICLLAPTFDSEHYPELREFVFCGEELTHQTAEKLIARFPAAKVFNTYGPTEATVAMTSIEITADVLAQYDRLPIGYTKPDTQTVVVDEQNNEVAPGQPGELLISGPSVSKGYLNNPEKTNAAFFEKDGQRFYHSGDLVVADDNQLIFYKGRTDFQVKMHGYRIELEEIDHHLGQLKQVKQACTVPRYNKAHQVTQLIAYVVPAEDQVGDATLTKTLKAALAENTMAYMIPQRFVYPESLPLSVNGKVDRKALIKEVNGNA
- a CDS encoding colicin V production protein CvpA, with product MLSLIIILMLLHAIYTGMRRGIVLQVVYAIGYFIAFWIAVPLSKTLGPKLNLLVPYPSATEESYFAFFQQKVGLSLDKAFYIGVAFVLIMFISGLIIRFIGLLLNSLTFMYVFSRFNKVLGGILNFMVVYIGIFLVLYVLALVPVDGLQTMLAHSWLAKMMVLKTPLLTSLVTQWWIVG
- a CDS encoding endonuclease MutS2, with product MNHKILKTLEYDKIKQMLQGYAITAFGQEQIATLEPINEADLIQIRLNQTKDGVDIERLKGGIPLPQLENIRPHLKRIEIGAMLNGSELAQIGRVLRATSAVVRFFEDLEKDELELKALPELVAQFVTLPQLTERIRSSVADDGAILDTASTKLRGLRTGLKQLEGQIRSRMASYTHGAKAKYLSDPIVTIRNDRYVIPVKQEYRGQFGGVVHDQSASGQTLFMEPQAIMELNNRLRQLQIEEQQEIERILAELSEAIMPERHNILANAELLGQLDFVNAKAQLAKALKATEPLINPENHVDLKQARHPLIDAAKVVANDIAIGADYQAIVVTGPNTGGKTITLKTLGLVQVMAQSGLFITAREESQVGVFSDIFADIGDEQSIEQNLSTFSAHMENIIQILKQIDDRSLVLLDELGAGTDPQEGAALAIAILDQIGIVGANVVASTHYPELKIYGYNRPQTINASMEFDVATLQPTYRLLIGVPGRSNAFDISTRLGLPNSIVAQAKQLMNDESQDLNNMITDLENQRKAAETEYQALRHELSEATDLHQQLSTAYQQFFEDRETEMTKAKEKANAIVEKAEVKADKVITKLRDMQMNQGAQIKENQLIDAKAELGQLHQETTLKKNKVLQRAKRRQTLKVGDDVLVTSYGQRGTLMRQIDPKNWEVQMGIIKMKIASDDLEKQKVVEDNRPQRHVTTVNSGGARHVKAQLDLRGKRYEEAMAEVDQYIDAALLANYQQVTIVHGKGTGAIRQGVQEYLQANRQVKKYEYAPANAGGNGATIVTFK
- the dltD gene encoding D-alanyl-lipoteichoic acid biosynthesis protein DltD encodes the protein MFKKLWLIFGPVLIAGACLGALLLSPFRFSHPSAKTLSTAATSMSANVIKGEAIKDAAFNADYIPVIGSSELSRMDALHPSVMAEKYNWQNKPFLIGAPGTQSLTHFLSLQATGQHLTGKKAVVIISPQWFVPQGVKSEMFDFFYSPLQTSYFLIHAKDSAATRYAAKRILDLTSDTTSGVMRDALKNKALGLPLTTVQKVYINNIKRPGLQQQDQLFSQLFIHGREKELAKGLKVLPDQQDLQTLDQVATTLGRKATAGNPFGIQKKFYEQRILPNQAKLKGEQSHFNYESSPEFSDFQLMLDFFAQHKMAVQFIIPPVNARWAAYTGLSQDMLNNFSTKISYQLKSQGFNNIVDMTKDGNEDYFMQDTIHLGWRGWLKVDQHVQPFMATKQAGKVSYKLSDDYLDRSWQDVAGDQVKNFEE
- the trxA gene encoding thioredoxin produces the protein MVDVLTDKDFEAETSQGVVLTDFWATWCGPCRMQSPVIEELAQTNDKVKFTKMDVDANPETPAKFGIMAIPTLIVKKDGQVVETITGFHNKAQLTETLAKYTD
- the dltB gene encoding D-alanyl-lipoteichoic acid biosynthesis protein DltB, which translates into the protein MPNLQPYANPNYFIILGIALVPLIIGFLNGKRWHIYETLVSLLFLVLIFDGDKINQGLALIGYVLFEGALIWGYTVYRQKRNSTALFDLAVVLAIMPLVIVKFVPFLNPGRNSIIGFLGISYLTFKAVGMIMETRDGSIKKFEPWLFLQFMLFFPTISSGPIDRYRRFKKDYLKVPERDHYIDMLGKAMHNFMLGFVYKFILGYAFGTLLLPKMAHLAMASRGGFLDISWGLVGYMYVYSMYLFFDFAGYSLFAVGTSYVMGIETPINFNKPFSSPNIKEFWNRWHMTLSFWFRDYIYMRLVFFLMKHKITKNKVLIANLGYLTLFLLMGFWHGLTWYYIVYGLFHAIWIILTDVWLRFKKKHKDHIISNRWTNYLAIFATFNTVCLSFLIFSGFLDRLWFH
- a CDS encoding ferrichrome ABC transporter substrate-binding protein, whose amino-acid sequence is MKKSSRIIAILGLASLVVLAGCQAKAAPKKQTRSLTDSMQHKVSVPTHPKRVIGSYLEDYLVSLDIKPVVQWSVKNGTSRQDYLAKYLKDVPTINYDLPFEAVAKAKPDLILVGDNSAVQGGKYAQYNKLAPTYVVKNGAKVNWRTQLKDVAKAVNKEDKGQAVLKDYDQKLASAKKTIQTKAPNQSAAVLWVTNNSAFMVNDHAASGALLYQDLGLKEPDLVKTISKNATADWMPVSLEKLTELDADYIFLVNSDRGAAMFKEPIWQNVKAVKNKQLYSYDKSSSWMYKGPIAYEEMIQSVLKIIK
- a CDS encoding D-alanine--poly(phosphoribitol) ligase subunit 2, producing MDVENTVVEILADLTGNDDIKDNMDLDLFETGTLDSMATVQLLLELQGQLDIDVPVSEFDRNEWATPNKIIAKAKELQ
- a CDS encoding teichoic acid D-Ala incorporation-associated protein DltX; this encodes MGQKILNFWQKPVVNFIGRTIIYFIILLILLYLYDYSGIGSPKFIYNEF